From a region of the Candidatus Brocadia sp. genome:
- the ltrA gene encoding group II intron reverse transcriptase/maturase — MLKYHSLRDKVFSLRNLCAAFGHVKKNKGKAGLDRVSIKQFESDLENNLQAIHKELKTAIYNPAPVLRVYIPKGRHDKRPLGIPIVKDRVVQQAFRQIIEPIFEKEFSDNSFGFRPNRCCHDAIKRIEQYKQQGYRNILDADIKAFYDTIPHKLIMNSLREKIADGWVLNSIENMLKAGVMEDGIVHETNQGTPQGGVISPLLANLIGDIIDKELEKAGYKFVRYADDFVVMTKTKEELPTALQYVKEIIEGKLEMKLSEDKTRLTNFKRGFRFLGYNFMGKNKGVSMKSLDKLKDAVRDITKRTQGVNLQAVIDTLNPVIRGHVNYFRLGNVQTVYRSLDCWVRMRLRSFKFSRKWKTDNKRFPVHRFFKMGLLSFEREFLKARAKA, encoded by the coding sequence ATGCTTAAGTATCATTCTTTAAGAGACAAGGTATTCAGTCTGAGAAACCTTTGTGCGGCTTTTGGGCACGTAAAGAAGAATAAAGGCAAGGCTGGTCTCGACAGGGTAAGTATTAAGCAGTTTGAAAGTGACCTTGAGAATAATCTACAAGCTATTCACAAGGAACTGAAAACCGCCATATACAACCCTGCGCCCGTCCTAAGGGTCTACATTCCCAAAGGCAGGCATGACAAGAGACCTCTTGGCATTCCCATTGTCAAGGACAGGGTAGTACAGCAGGCGTTCAGACAAATCATAGAGCCAATATTCGAGAAAGAATTCTCGGATAACAGCTTTGGATTTCGTCCAAACAGATGCTGTCATGATGCTATCAAACGGATTGAACAGTATAAGCAGCAAGGGTATCGGAACATTTTGGACGCCGATATAAAGGCGTTCTATGACACCATACCTCACAAGCTTATCATGAACTCCTTGCGTGAGAAAATCGCTGACGGATGGGTGTTGAACAGTATCGAGAACATGCTCAAGGCAGGGGTCATGGAGGACGGCATCGTGCATGAGACAAATCAAGGCACTCCGCAAGGAGGCGTCATATCTCCCTTGCTTGCAAACCTTATCGGTGACATCATCGACAAGGAGCTTGAAAAGGCAGGATATAAATTTGTCCGCTATGCCGATGACTTCGTTGTCATGACTAAAACAAAAGAAGAACTCCCTACCGCCCTTCAGTACGTCAAAGAAATCATCGAAGGGAAACTTGAAATGAAGCTGAGCGAGGATAAAACCAGGCTCACCAACTTCAAACGAGGCTTCCGGTTTCTCGGATATAATTTCATGGGCAAGAACAAGGGTGTAAGCATGAAATCCCTGGACAAACTCAAGGACGCCGTTAGAGACATCACCAAACGCACACAAGGCGTCAACCTGCAAGCCGTCATTGATACATTAAATCCTGTCATAAGGGGACATGTCAACTATTTTCGGCTGGGCAATGTACAAACGGTATATCGCTCGTTAGACTGCTGGGTACGCATGAGACTGAGAAGTTTCAAGTTTTCGAGAAAATGGAAAACTGACAACAAACGTTTCCCGGTACACCGATTCTTTAAGATGGGGTTACTCTCATTTGAAAGAGAATTTCTTAAGGCACGTGCGAAGGCATGA
- a CDS encoding multicopper oxidase domain-containing protein, with product MAVISDTKEHLTGIFIARCMLKKYVAGSFLIAILCCPPVIASPEEVLIPGDQIVEKAFTEFSKDGQVEREFHLYATDGYQEMADGELIYFWGFAHAKDFADAGEVKTKEERDTKLLPLTVPGDEIRLTSGKNYVVVLHNAGFYETEMHSGVHGVPHTIHFHGLDLIPAYDGVPNMPYTPVFPGEKYRYLLTIPEDVEGSYLGHCHVDTTNHLMAGMYFPLILEKRPNEIYGYPFDREYTLIMSEVDSDYMEMLRTEGSIRRGLEWKSNYFMLNGRIFMDILTNPLSTINDPKTRIVAYEGETVLIRLIAIGYNHIFAWHPHGFHGLVIGTDGRKLSYPYEKDTLLIGSGERYDILYKIPDLSAKRGCPSCNYGHGISIAHDHNMMGMVSRGIYPHGPQTIFDVRPKNTKPGTQ from the coding sequence ATGGCCGTGATATCTGACACAAAGGAACATCTCACAGGTATTTTTATTGCACGATGTATGCTGAAAAAGTACGTTGCAGGGTCTTTTCTGATTGCAATTTTGTGCTGCCCTCCCGTTATTGCTTCCCCTGAAGAGGTACTCATTCCTGGCGACCAAATTGTAGAAAAGGCATTCACGGAATTCAGTAAGGATGGACAGGTAGAACGGGAATTCCATCTATATGCTACGGATGGTTATCAGGAAATGGCCGATGGAGAATTGATCTACTTTTGGGGATTTGCCCATGCAAAGGATTTTGCTGATGCCGGCGAGGTAAAGACGAAAGAAGAAAGGGACACGAAATTACTACCGTTAACAGTGCCTGGTGACGAGATACGTCTCACATCAGGCAAGAACTACGTCGTCGTTTTACACAACGCCGGATTCTATGAAACAGAAATGCATTCCGGCGTTCATGGCGTTCCACACACCATTCACTTCCATGGACTGGATCTGATACCGGCCTATGATGGCGTGCCCAATATGCCGTATACCCCCGTATTCCCGGGAGAAAAATACCGATATCTGCTGACAATACCGGAAGACGTCGAAGGATCGTACCTGGGGCACTGCCACGTGGACACCACGAATCATCTCATGGCGGGAATGTATTTCCCTTTAATACTGGAGAAAAGGCCAAACGAAATCTACGGATATCCTTTTGACAGGGAATATACGCTTATTATGAGTGAAGTCGATAGTGACTATATGGAGATGCTCAGGACGGAAGGCAGCATTCGCCGCGGATTAGAGTGGAAGTCAAACTATTTTATGCTCAATGGCAGGATATTTATGGATATTCTGACCAACCCCTTGTCCACCATTAACGATCCCAAAACAAGGATCGTTGCATATGAAGGTGAGACAGTTTTGATTCGATTAATAGCCATCGGTTATAACCATATCTTTGCATGGCATCCACACGGATTTCATGGGCTGGTAATCGGGACAGATGGGAGAAAGCTAAGTTACCCTTATGAAAAAGACACCTTGCTTATTGGATCGGGTGAGCGATACGACATCTTGTACAAAATCCCGGATCTTTCTGCAAAACGGGGATGTCCGTCCTGTAATTACGGACATGGCATCAGCATCGCCCATGATCACAATATGATGGGGATGGTAAGCCGGGGAATCTACCCCCACGGCCCGCAAACTATTTTTGATGTGAGACCAAAAAACACGAAACCAGGCACCCAATGA
- a CDS encoding mannose-1-phosphate guanylyltransferase/mannose-6-phosphate isomerase — translation MKIFILAGGGGERLWPLSRNNFPKQFLHLNGSMSLLQQTVDRFLGAVSPEDVIVITNHNYQFHVSSALNSLPGMNGSGSGAHMVLEPLGRNTAPAIALGMNYCREKLGCTEDEIIFLSPSDHIIKPPEAFAEQVKQAEEIAKKGYLVTFGIRPDKPETGFGYLKFGAQLSGNGTQKFFKVERFAEKPDRDTAKRYIREGNYYWNSGMFAFRIRTMTEELQRYAPEIMKLYHLGYEEMLSQFEQMPNISIDYAVMEKSDKVAALPFELYWNDVGSWDSLFDILDKDGNGNVFQGDVMAIDTKDSFLAGKKRLIAAVGLENCLVVETDDAILIAKKGEAQKVKDIVKKLKEHARSEAVEHVTTYRPWGNYTVLENGPRYKIKRIVVNPNEKLSLQMHYHRSEHWVVVKGSAKVTTGGKESFIHENESAYIPKSTMHRLENPGKIPLEIIEVQNGEYLGEDDIVRFDDVYGRTGGDGNPSHPS, via the coding sequence ATGAAAATATTCATCCTTGCCGGAGGAGGAGGAGAAAGACTTTGGCCTTTATCCAGAAATAATTTCCCGAAACAGTTTTTACATCTGAACGGGAGTATGTCCCTTTTACAGCAGACCGTCGACCGGTTTCTGGGCGCTGTTTCTCCGGAGGACGTTATCGTCATAACAAACCACAACTACCAATTTCATGTTTCTTCCGCGCTGAATTCGCTGCCGGGTATGAATGGGTCTGGTTCCGGTGCGCACATGGTACTTGAGCCTTTGGGCAGGAACACCGCGCCCGCAATAGCGCTGGGGATGAACTATTGCAGAGAAAAGCTCGGATGCACGGAGGATGAAATCATCTTTTTATCCCCCTCCGACCACATCATAAAACCTCCGGAGGCATTTGCAGAGCAGGTGAAGCAGGCAGAAGAGATTGCAAAAAAGGGGTATCTGGTAACCTTTGGGATACGGCCGGATAAGCCGGAGACCGGCTTTGGATATTTAAAGTTTGGCGCTCAATTGTCAGGAAATGGGACGCAGAAATTTTTTAAAGTAGAAAGATTTGCCGAAAAGCCCGACCGGGACACCGCAAAGCGCTATATCCGCGAAGGCAACTATTATTGGAATTCAGGCATGTTCGCCTTCCGGATACGCACCATGACGGAAGAACTTCAGCGCTATGCGCCTGAAATTATGAAACTCTATCATCTGGGGTATGAAGAGATGCTGTCTCAGTTTGAGCAGATGCCCAATATCTCAATTGATTATGCCGTCATGGAAAAATCAGACAAGGTCGCGGCGCTGCCATTTGAGTTATACTGGAACGATGTTGGCTCATGGGATTCTTTATTTGATATTCTTGACAAGGATGGAAATGGCAACGTGTTCCAGGGAGATGTTATGGCAATAGACACAAAAGACTCCTTTCTCGCGGGGAAAAAAAGACTCATTGCCGCCGTAGGCCTTGAAAACTGCCTTGTGGTGGAAACGGACGACGCCATCCTGATAGCAAAGAAGGGAGAGGCGCAAAAGGTAAAAGACATTGTAAAGAAACTCAAAGAACACGCGAGATCGGAGGCCGTTGAACACGTTACTACCTACCGGCCGTGGGGAAACTATACCGTGCTCGAAAATGGCCCGCGGTATAAAATCAAGCGCATCGTGGTAAACCCGAATGAAAAGCTCAGCCTGCAAATGCATTATCACCGGTCAGAACACTGGGTGGTGGTAAAAGGAAGCGCAAAGGTGACTACCGGAGGCAAGGAGAGCTTTATCCATGAAAACGAATCTGCCTATATCCCGAAATCAACGATGCACCGGCTTGAAAACCCCGGCAAAATACCCCTTGAAATCATTGAGGTGCAAAATGGCGAATATCTTGGGGAAGACGACATTGTCAGGTTTGACGACGTCTATGGAAGAACCGGAGGAGACGGCAACCCTTCCCACCCTTCATGA
- a CDS encoding decaprenyl-phosphate phosphoribosyltransferase, protein MTNQNLIVGNQKNRHGHLKILKYVLLSMRPEQWIKNLFVFAALLFSKNVHNPSKVIEALIGFAIFCMITGCTYLVNDLIDLEKDRRHPVKSTRPIAAGKLREKTVILVILLLGCISFFFAFSINKVFGIIVLCYFILNVNYSLYLKNIVIIDAAAIAAGFVLRVWGGAVIISVTASEWLFLCTILLSLFLGFSKRRHELVLLADNAISHRTVLEHYSAYYLDQMISVVAASTVICYALYTMSKTTAESLGTSKLIYTLPFVLYGIFRYLYLVHQKEKGGNPTDVMLTDGPMIVNVILWIISSFLFIYLVH, encoded by the coding sequence ATGACCAACCAGAATCTTATCGTCGGGAATCAAAAGAACCGGCACGGGCACTTAAAAATACTGAAATATGTGCTTTTATCCATGCGCCCCGAACAATGGATAAAAAACTTATTTGTCTTTGCAGCGCTGTTGTTTTCAAAAAACGTGCACAACCCTTCCAAAGTGATTGAAGCTCTTATCGGGTTTGCCATTTTTTGTATGATTACGGGTTGTACATACCTGGTTAACGACCTGATTGATCTTGAAAAAGACAGACGGCATCCGGTAAAATCTACGAGACCAATTGCTGCGGGCAAACTGAGGGAAAAAACCGTAATACTCGTAATTTTATTGCTTGGTTGCATCAGTTTCTTTTTTGCGTTTTCTATAAACAAAGTATTTGGAATCATCGTTCTTTGTTATTTCATCCTCAACGTAAATTACAGCCTGTATTTAAAAAATATCGTGATCATTGATGCCGCTGCGATTGCTGCAGGATTTGTATTACGGGTATGGGGTGGTGCGGTTATTATTTCTGTAACAGCTTCTGAATGGCTCTTCCTGTGCACCATTCTCTTATCATTATTTCTGGGATTTAGCAAGAGAAGGCACGAACTCGTCCTCTTAGCCGATAATGCAATCAGCCACAGAACGGTGCTTGAGCATTACAGCGCTTACTATTTGGACCAAATGATATCGGTAGTCGCAGCCTCGACCGTAATTTGTTACGCCTTATATACGATGTCAAAGACCACCGCCGAAAGCCTTGGTACCTCAAAGCTCATCTACACACTTCCCTTTGTGCTTTATGGTATCTTCCGATACCTTTATTTGGTGCATCAAAAGGAAAAGGGAGGCAATCCTACCGATGTTATGCTGACGGATGGGCCAATGATCGTTAACGTTATTCTCTGGATTATTTCATCGTTTCTCTTTATCTATCTTGTGCATTAG
- a CDS encoding B12-binding domain-containing radical SAM protein, producing MRLEKAFLFNPPVGLYQRGEDRCQAEVEGSSAISLRPPNDLGYVASMLRQIGVAPFIADYPAEGKSWEHFEKDFQTVQPDFVVMSITTPTINDDMKAFSLIKAWNTRILTIAKGAHFSTCNKDDLKEAVYDPLDVAIFGEAETIVNNLVCAKRQGTDLTRVRGILFRDSCGRIIQTAPESFWTDLDTIPFPARDLMKNNLYTRPDTGEPQATIQTSRGCPSQCIFCLSPLISGVNVRERSVGNIVAELEECVYQHNIRNFFFRADTFTLRKSSVIELCQEIIRRKLPIAWVANSRVNTIDEERLLWMKKAGCWLVAFGIESGNDEIQRLIKKGTTRAQAIEAVRMCKKAGLKTYGFYLIGFPWETREMIMDTLYLARELRCTFSEIHIAIPYEGTELYRIARDYGILKESAVGHNYFSNPATDTMHVSRKELINMRKKALRSLYLNPGYITRTLMQVRSFKEMRNYTRYGVRLVKNLIRHE from the coding sequence ATGAGACTGGAAAAGGCTTTCCTCTTTAACCCTCCCGTGGGACTTTATCAACGCGGGGAGGACCGGTGTCAGGCTGAAGTGGAAGGGAGTAGTGCAATATCCCTTCGCCCCCCCAACGACCTGGGATATGTGGCATCCATGCTGCGTCAAATAGGAGTGGCGCCCTTCATAGCAGACTATCCCGCTGAGGGGAAATCGTGGGAACACTTCGAAAAAGATTTCCAGACAGTCCAGCCTGATTTTGTTGTAATGAGTATTACGACTCCAACCATCAACGACGATATGAAGGCATTTTCCCTGATAAAGGCATGGAACACACGGATCCTTACCATTGCAAAGGGGGCTCACTTTTCAACCTGCAATAAAGACGATCTGAAAGAGGCTGTTTATGACCCGCTGGATGTCGCCATTTTCGGCGAGGCAGAAACCATCGTTAACAACCTGGTTTGTGCAAAACGACAAGGAACTGATTTAACCAGGGTCAGGGGGATTTTGTTCAGGGATAGCTGTGGGCGGATTATTCAAACAGCGCCGGAATCCTTCTGGACGGATCTCGACACAATACCATTTCCGGCAAGAGACCTGATGAAAAATAATCTTTATACAAGACCGGATACGGGAGAGCCACAGGCAACGATTCAGACTTCCCGGGGTTGCCCGTCTCAGTGCATTTTTTGCCTGTCACCTCTTATCTCCGGTGTAAATGTACGGGAAAGGTCGGTCGGCAACATTGTTGCGGAGCTGGAAGAGTGCGTATACCAGCACAACATCAGAAACTTCTTCTTCCGTGCGGATACCTTTACGTTAAGGAAAAGCTCCGTCATTGAGTTGTGTCAGGAGATCATTCGGCGGAAACTTCCCATTGCCTGGGTTGCGAATAGCCGCGTCAATACGATTGATGAGGAACGACTGTTATGGATGAAAAAGGCCGGGTGCTGGCTGGTAGCATTTGGCATTGAGTCGGGGAACGATGAAATCCAAAGGCTGATTAAAAAGGGCACTACCCGCGCGCAGGCAATTGAGGCGGTGAGGATGTGTAAAAAGGCCGGGCTCAAAACGTATGGGTTTTATTTGATCGGATTCCCCTGGGAGACCCGTGAAATGATTATGGATACCCTGTATCTTGCCAGGGAACTCAGATGCACCTTTTCAGAAATTCATATTGCAATACCCTATGAGGGAACTGAACTCTACCGGATTGCCAGAGATTATGGGATTTTAAAGGAATCTGCCGTCGGTCACAATTATTTCTCCAATCCTGCCACAGATACCATGCATGTTTCCAGAAAAGAACTTATCAACATGCGGAAGAAGGCACTACGTTCCCTTTACCTGAATCCAGGCTATATCACAAGGACCCTTATGCAGGTAAGAAGCTTCAAAGAAATGAGAAACTATACGCGATACGGGGTCCGTTTGGTGAAAAATCTGATAAGACATGAATAA